The genome window TACTCCCTGGGGCGCGCCTGCGGCCTGCGGCCGATGAATTGGCCTCAGGCAAAGGTATCCACGGCACTCAGGCTGGGCCGGCTGCGTCCACCCGCCGCCGGCGCGATGGCGATCTCGCCACCGGAGACACCGCCGCCCTGGCCATTGCCGCGGCGTTCGCCCGAGGAGGCACGCTCGCCATTGTGTTGCTGTTCCGGCGTGCCGGCCGAGACGGTGGCGCTGCCGAAGGCGATGCCCGCTTCGCTCATCATCTCGCGCAGGCGCGGCATGGCCGCTTCCAGCGCCTGGCGTACTTCGGGCTGGGCCGACATGAAGGCGGCATCGGCCTGGTCATTGGTGACCGTCAGGACCACTTGCACGGGCCCCAGGTCGGGTGGATTCAGTGTCAGGGTGGCGCTCTGGTCGCCACCGGCCGCCATCCACACGACTTTTTGTCCCAGTTGCTGGTCCCAGGCCGCCGTGCCGACCCGGCCCGTCAGTTTGTCTGCCGGCACGGCCACGGCGGCGGCCTGTTGCAGCGCGCCTGGCTGCAACTGCGCCGCCAGGCGGCTCAGGTCGGCTGGTGCTTCCTTGATGACCGGTTCGGCCACGGCGCTGCCGGCCCTGGCCGTGGCCGCCAGCTGCGCGTCGATGGCCAGCTTGCCCGGCTCGGCCTTGCCGTTCGGCACGCTGGCGCCTGGTGTGGCGGCTGCCTTGCCCTGAGCCAGGCCCAGGCTGTCGGCAAAGTCGCCGCTGTCGGCCTGTGCGATGACGGTGGCGGCGGCCTTGCCGCTGCCCTGGCCGGCTGCCAGCAAGGGCCCTGTGGCCAGACCCTTGGCGTCGGCCTTGACGCTGGCGCGCGCGGGCAGTTCCGGCGCGGCCTTGGCTGCCGGCGGCTGGATCGCCAGCTGGATGTTGCCCACCAGGGCCAGCATCTCGGCGGCCGGATCGGCCGGCGGCGGGACTGGCGCGGCGGGAACGCTGGCCTCGGCCGTGGCGCTGTCGCTGGTGGCGGGCGCCTCGCTGGCCGGCGCGGATGGCTGTTCCTTGTTGGCGGCCTGTTCGGTGCCCGCTTGCGCCGGCTTCGCTTCGCTCGCTGGAGCCTGGGCAGGCGCCTGCGTGGCGGCAGGGCTGGCGGGGCGGGGCGCTGGTACTTGCGCTTGCGCCATATTGCGGCTGGCCTGGCGTTGCTCGATCTGGCGGTTCAAGGTGCGCTGGAAGTCGCCGTCGCCGGATGGCTGCTGGGCGCGGTTGGCCGGGCCTGGCGTGGCGTTCGGCGAGACGATCTGGGAAATCGGGTTTTGCAGGGTTTGCATGATGCTGCCTCAGTGTTGCTTAGCGTTTGTAATAGGCTTGTCGCGCCGCGTGCTCATCCATTGCTTTCTGGTCGCGCTTGTTTTCCAGCTTCAGCGCCTGTTCCTGCGCCCGGTTATTCAAGGTGGTGTACGACATGCGCTTGCGTTCGGCCAGTTGCCAGCGCATTTTTTCATTCTCGCTGCGCGCTTGCGCATGCTCGACCACCTGCTGCTGGCCCTGGATGGCGCTGTCGAGCTTGACCATGAAGGCCTGGAAGTTGCGGTAGGCCATGGGCGTAATGCCGTTGCTCATGCTCGCCTCGAAGCGCTGGGCATAGTCATCGCGGTAGCCGGACAGCATGTCGAGCTTCTGGCGGCAATCGTCGAGCGCTTTCAGGGCCGCACCCAGGCGCTTGGCGCAATCGTCCGTTTCGCGCTGGGCAAGGTCAATCAGGGTTGCAAGTTGGGAAGGAGAAGCCATGCTTGATTATATTCCCGCTATGCAAGCCCTAATCAGTCGAATAGAGCGGTAAGTTGCCCCAAGCTCTCGTCCATGCTGACCCGCTCGGTGATTTGCTGTTGCAAAAACGCCTCGATCTTTTCGTGCAGGGCAATGGCCTGGTCCAGTACGGGGTCGGTGCCGGCGCTGTAGGCGCCCACGCTGATCAGGTCGCGGCTGCGTTCATAGCGCGAATACAGTTGTTTCAATTTGCGCGCCTGCTGCTGGTGTTCATGCGTGGTGATCGAGTGGGCGGCGCGCGAAATCGATTGCTCGATGTCGATGGCGGGATAATGGCCCGCCTCGGCCAGCCGGCGGTTCAGCACGATGTGGCCATCGAGAATCGCGCGCGCCGAGTCGGCGATCGGATCCTGCTGGTCGTCGCCCTCGGTCAGCACGGTGTAGAAGGCGGTGATCGAGCCGCCCCCTTCTTCGCCATTGCCGGCCCGCTCCACCAGCACGGGCAGCTTGGCGAAGACGGACGGCGGATAACCTTTGGTGGCGGGCGGTTCGCCGATGGCCAGGGCGATTTCGCGCTGCGCCATGGCGTAGCGGGTCAGCGAATCCATGATCAACAGCACGTTTTGCCTCTGGTCGCGGAAATACTCGGCAATGGCCGTCGCATACGCGGCGCCCTGCAGGCGCATCAGCGGCGGCGTGTCGGCCGGCGCCGCCACGACGACGGAGCGGGCCAGGCCTTCGGGGCCGAGGATTTGCTCGATGAATTCCTTGACTTCGCGTCCCCGTTCGCCGATCAGGCCGACGACGATCACGTCCGCTTCCGTGTAGCGCGCCATCATGCCCAGCAGCACGCTCTTGCCCACGCCGGAACCGGCAAACAGGCCCATGCGCTGGCCACGGCCCACGGTCAGCATGGCATTGATCGAGCGCACGCCCACGTCCAGCGTGGTCACGATGGGCGCGCGGCCCAGGGGATTGGCGGGGCGCACGTTGATGGGAGCGCTGTCCGTCGTGAGCAGGGGACCGAGCTGGTCGAGCGGGCGGCCCGCGCCGTCGAGCACGCGGCCCAGCAGTTGCGGCCCGACGGGCAGGTGGCGCGCGCGGTCGCTGGGGCGGCGGCGCGGATGCGCCACGCTGCCGGGACGGGGGATGGCCGGTTCGACGGAAAACACGCGCGTGCCGGGCACGATGCCTTCGACGTCGCTTTGCGGCATCAAAAACAGGCGTTCGCCTTCAAAGCCGACCACTTCCGCCTCGACCCGCCCGCCATTCGGCAGCGGCACGGTGCAGGCGGCGCCGACGGCCAGGCGCAGGCCCACCGCTTCCATCACCAGGCCGGCCACGCGCGTGACCCTGCCCGATATTTGCATCGGTTCCACAAAGCCGACCACGGCCGAACAGTCGTTCAGGTAGGCGCGCCAGCGCGCCGCATGGGCCGTGGGGCCTTTGACGGGTTCGCTCACGGCGCCAGCCAGTCCAGGTCCTTGCCCAGCGCATGCGTCAGGCGCTGCCAGCGGGTGGAGCTTTGCGCATCGATCTGGTTGCTGGCCGTGTCGATCTTGCAGCCGCCGCGTTCCACGCTGGGGTCTTCGATGACGCGCCAGCCACCCTTGTCGAGCTCATCGCCGATGCCGTCGCGCACCACTTGCGCATCTTCCGGGTTGAGCATCAGCAAGGCCGGTTGTTGCAGCACAGGCAAATATTCGATGGCTGCCCTTACCATCGGCAGCATCAGCTCGGGGCGCACGGGCAAGGCCGTCTTCAGCATGGCCTTGGCCAGTTGCAAGGCCAGTTCCATGACGTCGTTGGCGATCAGTTCATCGGCCTGGTGCACGGCCGTGCCGAAGTCGACGGCGATGGTTTGCAGATGCGCCAGTTCCACGGCGGACGCCGCCTTGCCTTCCGTATACGACTGCGCATGGCCATCGGCATGCCCGGCCGCGTGGCCTTCCGCATAGCCGGCGGCGCGGCCCTCATCGAAGGCGGTGGCGCGCGCTTCCTCGCGGATGGCGTCGAGCTCTTCCTGCGTCGGGTATTCGAGCGGCGCGGCCGGCTCTGCTTCCGACAGTTCGCCGTATGCATCCATTTCCGGGTCGAATTCCGGTTCGGGATCGGGTTCGAGCAGCTTGCGCGCCGCCACCACGCTGGGACGCTCGTCGCCAAACGAGGTCATTTCCCAGCGCTGGTAGGCGGTTTGTTGCTCCTTGGGAATTAAATTAGACAAACGAATCCTCGCCTTTTCCGCCCAGGACTATCTGCCCTTCGTCCGCCAGGCGGCGCACGATTTGCAGGATCTGTTTCTGCTGCGATTCCACTTCCGACAGGCGCACGGGGCCTTTCGACTCCAGGTCTTCGCGCATCATCTCGCCGGCACGCTGCGACATGTTCTTGAAGATCTTGTCGCGCAGCTCTTGCGAGGCGCCTTTCAGGGCGATGATCAGCATTTCCGACTGCACTTCGCGCAGCAGCAATTGAATGCCGCGGTCGTCGATGTCGATCACGTTGTCGAACACGAACATTTCGTCCATGATCTTTTGCGCCATGTCGTTGTCGTAGTTCTTGATATTGTCCATGACGGAGCCTTCTTGCTCGCCGCTCATGAAGTTGAGGATCTCGGCCGCCGCGCGCACGCCGCCCAGCGACGATTTCTTGATGTTTTCGTTACCGGACAGCAGTTTCGTCAGCACATCGTTGAGTTCGCGCAAGGCGGCCGGCTGCACGCCGTCCAGGGTGGCGATGCGCAGCACCACATCGTTGCGCAGGCGGTCCGTGAAATGGCCGAGGATTTCGCACGCTTGGTCGCGTTCCAGGTGGACCAGGATGGTGGCGATGATCTGCGGGTGTTCGTTGCGGATCAGCTCGGACACGGATTGCGAATCCATCCACTTCAGCGATTCGATGCCGGACGCGTCTTTGCCGCCCAGGATGCGCGACAGCAGCACGGACGCCTTGTCGTCGCCCAGCGCCTTGGTCAGCACTTGCCGGATGTATTCGTCCGAATCGAGGCCGACGGTGGAATTGAGTTCCGTCTGCGCGCGGAAGTCGTCGAGCACCTCGACCACCTGTTCGTGCGCGATGCCCTTCATGGTGGCCATGGCGGCGCCCAGTTTCAGCACTTCGCGCGGGCCGAGGAATTTCATGACCTCGGCCGCTTCGCTCTCGCCCAGTGCCAGCATCAGGATCGATGCTTTTTGCAGTCCCGTTGTCTCACTCATTATTGCCTATCCATGCTTTGATTATGTTGGCCACCACGCGCGGGTCGTCCTGTGCCAGTTTCCTGGCCATCGCCAGGTTTTCCCGGTAGCCACGGGCCGTATCTTCTTCCAGTTCTTCCAGCTCCGCTTCGCTGAGCAGGACTACGTTGTCTTCGCCGTCCTTGGTCAGCTCCGGCTCGATGACGGGCGGCGGGGCGCCGAAATCGTCGATCTTGCGCATCACGGGGCGCAGCATCGGGCGCACGATCTTGATGAAGATATACAGCAGGATCAGGGCCGTGATGAGGAATTTCGCCAGTTCCTTGGCCAGCGGCAAGTTGGCCGGGTCGCGCCACCACTCCAGCTTGCTTTCCGGCGCGCGGTCGATGCCGTCGAAGGGCGAGTTGGCTACGCTGAAGCTGTCGCCGCGCTCCTTGTTGTAGCCCATTGCTTCCTTGACCAGGTTATTGATCTGCACCATTTCGGCAGGCGAAATCGGCTTGACCGCGACCTTGCCATCCTTGTCGAAGCTGCGACGGTAGTTGACGACGACGGCCACCGACAGGCGGCGCAGGCCGCCCATGGATTTCTGCTCGTAGCGCACGGTCTTGTCGACTTCGTAATTTGTCGTCGATTCCTTCTGGGTCGGTGCCGTCGCCGCGCCGGCCGGGGCGCCTGGCGCTTCCGCCGTCAGCGGCGCCGTGGCCACGCCCGGTGGCTGGTTCGACAGCGCGCCCGGCACGCCGGACGGGTTGGCATTGCCGGCGCCCGTCGATTCGCTCGTTTGCTGGCTGCGGATGGTGGACGCTTCCGGCGGCGAGTTCGGCTTGTAGGTTTCGGCCGCCTGCTCGCTTTGCGAGAAATCCACGTCGGCCGTCGCTTCGGCGCGTACATTGCCTTCGCCGACGATGGGCAGCAAGATCGATTCGACTTGCTTGATCACGCTTTGCTGCAATTGCTGCACGTACTTTAACTGGTTCGGGTCCAGGCTCTTGATGCCGTTGGCGCGGTCCTTGTCCCGTTCCTGGTTCGACAGCAAGTTGCCGGCCTGGTCGACCACGGTGACATTGACTGGAAGCAATTCCGGCACGCTGGACGCCACCAGGTGCACGATGGCGCTCACCTGCAATTGATCGAGGCCGCGGCCCGGATGCAGGTTCAGCAGCACGGAAGCCGTCGGTTTTTGCTGGTCGCGCACGAATACTTGCGGTTTCGGCAGGGCCAGGTGGACTCTGGCCGTATCGACGGCGGACACCGATTCGATCGATTTCGCCAGTTCGCCTTCGAGGGCGCGCTGGAAATTGACCTGTTCCAGAAATTGCGACACGCCCAGCTTCTGGTTTTCCATCAGCTCGAAACCCACGTTGCCGCCCTTCGGCAAGCCTTGCGCCGCCAGTTTCAGGCGCGCATCGTGGACTTGCTCGGTGGGCACGAGAATGGCGCCGCCCCCTTCGGAAAACTTGTGCTTGATGCCCAGTTGGTCCAGCGACGCGGTGATGGCGCCGCCGTCGCGGTCCGTATAATTGGAAAACAGGACTTTGTACTCGGGCGGCTGGTTCCACATGTACAGTGCCACGCCGATGGCGATCAGTGCCGCCACGCCCAGGCCGCGCAGGAAATTCTTGCCCATCGGCGTCCTGGCGAACGCTTGCACGGACTCCACGGGCGAGCGGGCAGGCGCCGGTTCCGGCGGTATGCGGTTCACATCGATTTCTTCGGCTACAGCCATGATTGCCTTCCAGGGCGTGTGGTTTGACGGGTATTGGGTAGTGCGTGGGGGTCGCTTCCTCGGGAGGAGGGGCGATATGCAGAATTATCCGCCACTGTCACGCGCTTCAATCGCCCAAACAGAAGGCGCTTTTGCCGCCTGCTCGGCCGAGCGGCTGGCGTTGGCGCTGGTATTGTGGAACCCTGGCAACATGTGACGGAAGTTATTGTACCCGTCGTTGCCTTGCACGCCAGGGTTTTGTTCTCTGGGTGCAACAGGCATGGAACAGATATGAAGCAGACCAGAATCGGGAGGCAAAGTGAAAACAGGCGGTATCGATAGCGGCAGGATCGAGGCGATGATCGCGCAACTGAAGTCGGCGGCCACGCGGCCGGAGGCGAAAATACCGGCGATCCAGACCGAAATGCCGGCGGCGAAGGTGAATTTTGCCGACGCCTTCAAGAGCGCGCTGGACTCCGTGAGCAGTTCGCAACAGGCTTCGTCGGCGATGGGCCAGCGCTTTACCATGGGCGACGAAAAAGTCAGCCTGTCGGACGTGATGGTGTCGATGCAAAAGTCCAGCATCGAATTCCAGGCGACGGTGCAGGTGAGGAATAAGTTGGTTTCTGCGTATCATGAGATCATGAATATGCAGGTTTAAGTTTAATTTACCCCAAAGGCAAATTCTGGGGTCAGACCCGGCGGGTCTGACCCCAGCTTTCGGCTGGGTTATCAGCTGAGTCCAGCCATCCGTGCATTGCGCTCCCGCTCCAGGCGTGTGATATAGCGCTGCACGTGCGCCAGCATGCTGCGCGGCAGGTCGACGAACTGGCAGCCCAGGCGGCGGTTCAGCTTGTTGTTCAGCAGGGTCATGTCCAGCGAATTGCGAATTTGCAAGGTGGCGGTGACGATGCCGACGTCAGGCAAGTCGATGCGGCAACCGGGATAGTCCCTGCCGATGGTCTCGCCCAATATCAGTTTATTGTCCAGGATGGCGATGCCGCCGCAGCTGATGTCGGCCAGCGGAAACAGGGCGTCGGCGCCGCCCAGCGAGGGCGGCAGGGGAATCGCCACGCGCACGGGATTGCTCACGGGCGTCGTCATGCGGTAATACTCGCGCCGCTGCAGGCGGATCAATGTTTCCGGAATGGCAATTTTCAAGGCGGGTGTGGCGCCGTAATTGCACTCTTGCACCTGGGCGCTGGCAAACAGGATGCGGATCTTGTCGAGCGACGTTTCAAACGAGATGCCCTTGGCGGCCAGCATGCGCCGGTTCTGGTCGGCGTTCACGGAACGGTCGAGGATGACGGTATTGTGGTCGGCATCGACTTCCAGGATGGAGGTGACGCACACATCGGATTCACCGTGGATCAGCATGCGGATCAGCTGGTTTTTTTCGCTGATGCTGCGCAGCAAGGCAATGATTTCCCGCCGCGATTCCACTTCAAAGTCATGCCAGTTTTCGAGGCCGGAATCCATAATATGTGCTTGCATTGATGCCTGTCTATGTATCGGTGAGGTTGACGCTGGTGTCGGGCGGCGGCGGGATCGGTCCGCCATTCGCAGATTCAATATGATATAACCAGGCCAGCAGTTCCGCAATCGCCCGATACAGGCCGGGCGGAATCTGGCGGTCCAGGTCGACATCCATCAGCAGCGCCACCAATTCTTTCGATTCATGCACGAAGACGCCGTGTTCGCGCGCCGTGCTGATGATCTGGTCCGCGATCAGGCCGCTGCCCTTGGCCACCACCTTGGGCGCCGGCGTGCCGCTCTGGTAGGCCAGCGCGACGGCCGTCTGCGGCACCTTGCGCCTGCTGTCGTCAAGCATCGCCCGCTCCTACTTCAGCTTCTGCCGCTGGCCCTTCGGCCGCCTCCGGCTTGCCGGCGATCGTCAATGACGACAGGGGCCAGCCGGCGGCGTCCAGCGACGCTTCCAGCCGCGCCGCATGCTGGCGCAGGGTGGCGGCGCTGCCTTCGCTGCCGGCCTGCAGCTGGATGGCCACCCGGCCGCCCTGCAAGACCACGTGCGCTGCCAGGTCGCCCAGCAGGGGAAACTGGAAGCGCACATTGCTGCGCCAGGCCGTCGCTTCCTCGTCGGCCTGCGTGCCAGCGTGCTGCTGTCCTTCCGGCGCATCCTGGCTGATATCCCACTGCATCTTCTGGCCGGGCCAGGCTTCGCCCTGCCACTGCACGCGCGCCTGTTCGTGCGTATGCAGCTGTAAATTGATCAGTTGCGCCGCGGCCAGGTCGGTGCCCATCCTGGGCGTCTCGCCCGGCGCGGCCTTTTGCATTTGCGGTTCCAGCAACAGCGAGGCCAGCGGGCGCTTGCCTTCGGCCCATTCGGCCACGTGCGATTCATAGAACAAGCCGCTGCTGCCGACCGTGTCGCGCAGCTTTTGCGCCACCTGGGCCGGATCGGCTCCCGGCGCTGCCATCAGCGGCGTCTTGCCGACCAGCGCCAGGGGCGCGCCGGGCACGCTTTCCGCCTGGCTCAGCACGCTGCTGATGGCGCGCGCGGTGGTGCTCAGTTCCGGCGCCGGTGTATCGCCTGCCAGGGCGGGCAGCAGATTGGCCGGCGTCAGCGGTGCGCGGCTGAGCAGGGTGGCGGCCGTGCTGCTGGCGC of Janthinobacterium sp. PAMC25594 contains these proteins:
- a CDS encoding flagellar hook-length control protein FliK, yielding MQTLQNPISQIVSPNATPGPANRAQQPSGDGDFQRTLNRQIEQRQASRNMAQAQVPAPRPASPAATQAPAQAPASEAKPAQAGTEQAANKEQPSAPASEAPATSDSATAEASVPAAPVPPPADPAAEMLALVGNIQLAIQPPAAKAAPELPARASVKADAKGLATGPLLAAGQGSGKAAATVIAQADSGDFADSLGLAQGKAAATPGASVPNGKAEPGKLAIDAQLAATARAGSAVAEPVIKEAPADLSRLAAQLQPGALQQAAAVAVPADKLTGRVGTAAWDQQLGQKVVWMAAGGDQSATLTLNPPDLGPVQVVLTVTNDQADAAFMSAQPEVRQALEAAMPRLREMMSEAGIAFGSATVSAGTPEQQHNGERASSGERRGNGQGGGVSGGEIAIAPAAGGRSRPSLSAVDTFA
- the fliJ gene encoding flagellar export protein FliJ; translation: MASPSQLATLIDLAQRETDDCAKRLGAALKALDDCRQKLDMLSGYRDDYAQRFEASMSNGITPMAYRNFQAFMVKLDSAIQGQQQVVEHAQARSENEKMRWQLAERKRMSYTTLNNRAQEQALKLENKRDQKAMDEHAARQAYYKR
- the fliI gene encoding flagellar protein export ATPase FliI, which encodes MQISGRVTRVAGLVMEAVGLRLAVGAACTVPLPNGGRVEAEVVGFEGERLFLMPQSDVEGIVPGTRVFSVEPAIPRPGSVAHPRRRPSDRARHLPVGPQLLGRVLDGAGRPLDQLGPLLTTDSAPINVRPANPLGRAPIVTTLDVGVRSINAMLTVGRGQRMGLFAGSGVGKSVLLGMMARYTEADVIVVGLIGERGREVKEFIEQILGPEGLARSVVVAAPADTPPLMRLQGAAYATAIAEYFRDQRQNVLLIMDSLTRYAMAQREIALAIGEPPATKGYPPSVFAKLPVLVERAGNGEEGGGSITAFYTVLTEGDDQQDPIADSARAILDGHIVLNRRLAEAGHYPAIDIEQSISRAAHSITTHEHQQQARKLKQLYSRYERSRDLISVGAYSAGTDPVLDQAIALHEKIEAFLQQQITERVSMDESLGQLTALFD
- a CDS encoding flagellar assembly protein FliH; protein product: MTSFGDERPSVVAARKLLEPDPEPEFDPEMDAYGELSEAEPAAPLEYPTQEELDAIREEARATAFDEGRAAGYAEGHAAGHADGHAQSYTEGKAASAVELAHLQTIAVDFGTAVHQADELIANDVMELALQLAKAMLKTALPVRPELMLPMVRAAIEYLPVLQQPALLMLNPEDAQVVRDGIGDELDKGGWRVIEDPSVERGGCKIDTASNQIDAQSSTRWQRLTHALGKDLDWLAP
- the fliG gene encoding flagellar motor switch protein FliG, producing the protein MSETTGLQKASILMLALGESEAAEVMKFLGPREVLKLGAAMATMKGIAHEQVVEVLDDFRAQTELNSTVGLDSDEYIRQVLTKALGDDKASVLLSRILGGKDASGIESLKWMDSQSVSELIRNEHPQIIATILVHLERDQACEILGHFTDRLRNDVVLRIATLDGVQPAALRELNDVLTKLLSGNENIKKSSLGGVRAAAEILNFMSGEQEGSVMDNIKNYDNDMAQKIMDEMFVFDNVIDIDDRGIQLLLREVQSEMLIIALKGASQELRDKIFKNMSQRAGEMMREDLESKGPVRLSEVESQQKQILQIVRRLADEGQIVLGGKGEDSFV
- the fliF gene encoding flagellar basal-body MS-ring/collar protein FliF, yielding MAVAEEIDVNRIPPEPAPARSPVESVQAFARTPMGKNFLRGLGVAALIAIGVALYMWNQPPEYKVLFSNYTDRDGGAITASLDQLGIKHKFSEGGGAILVPTEQVHDARLKLAAQGLPKGGNVGFELMENQKLGVSQFLEQVNFQRALEGELAKSIESVSAVDTARVHLALPKPQVFVRDQQKPTASVLLNLHPGRGLDQLQVSAIVHLVASSVPELLPVNVTVVDQAGNLLSNQERDKDRANGIKSLDPNQLKYVQQLQQSVIKQVESILLPIVGEGNVRAEATADVDFSQSEQAAETYKPNSPPEASTIRSQQTSESTGAGNANPSGVPGALSNQPPGVATAPLTAEAPGAPAGAATAPTQKESTTNYEVDKTVRYEQKSMGGLRRLSVAVVVNYRRSFDKDGKVAVKPISPAEMVQINNLVKEAMGYNKERGDSFSVANSPFDGIDRAPESKLEWWRDPANLPLAKELAKFLITALILLYIFIKIVRPMLRPVMRKIDDFGAPPPVIEPELTKDGEDNVVLLSEAELEELEEDTARGYRENLAMARKLAQDDPRVVANIIKAWIGNNE
- the fliE gene encoding flagellar hook-basal body complex protein FliE, with the protein product MIAQLKSAATRPEAKIPAIQTEMPAAKVNFADAFKSALDSVSSSQQASSAMGQRFTMGDEKVSLSDVMVSMQKSSIEFQATVQVRNKLVSAYHEIMNMQV
- a CDS encoding flagellar brake protein — encoded protein: MDSGLENWHDFEVESRREIIALLRSISEKNQLIRMLIHGESDVCVTSILEVDADHNTVILDRSVNADQNRRMLAAKGISFETSLDKIRILFASAQVQECNYGATPALKIAIPETLIRLQRREYYRMTTPVSNPVRVAIPLPPSLGGADALFPLADISCGGIAILDNKLILGETIGRDYPGCRIDLPDVGIVTATLQIRNSLDMTLLNNKLNRRLGCQFVDLPRSMLAHVQRYITRLERERNARMAGLS
- a CDS encoding EscU/YscU/HrcU family type III secretion system export apparatus switch protein — its product is MLDDSRRKVPQTAVALAYQSGTPAPKVVAKGSGLIADQIISTAREHGVFVHESKELVALLMDVDLDRQIPPGLYRAIAELLAWLYHIESANGGPIPPPPDTSVNLTDT
- a CDS encoding flagellar hook-length control protein FliK, yielding MLPKMDVIGMPPLPPVKGTRPADAVADPRQAEFQRSLQGLIGKSMQGQVLARMGDGSYLVRVAGTPARMQLPAGAQLGTEIPLTLIGINPRPSFQIGNNRDQPASALLTYADAEAEPDAFEARGPQTGAAQAGTRASSTAATLLSRAPLTPANLLPALAGDTPAPELSTTARAISSVLSQAESVPGAPLALVGKTPLMAAPGADPAQVAQKLRDTVGSSGLFYESHVAEWAEGKRPLASLLLEPQMQKAAPGETPRMGTDLAAAQLINLQLHTHEQARVQWQGEAWPGQKMQWDISQDAPEGQQHAGTQADEEATAWRSNVRFQFPLLGDLAAHVVLQGGRVAIQLQAGSEGSAATLRQHAARLEASLDAAGWPLSSLTIAGKPEAAEGPAAEAEVGAGDA